DNA sequence from the Saimiri boliviensis isolate mSaiBol1 chromosome 5, mSaiBol1.pri, whole genome shotgun sequence genome:
ggcaacagggcaTTGCAGGTGGGCATTGACCATGCATGGCAGAACCAGTCCTTAACAGCAAGACCTAGGGCTGGGAAACCACACTAGTGGACACACTAAGCTTTGCAATTCTCTTCATTTGGCGTTTGAAACCAGGACCAGCCCCTTTTGGATTGATTTAGCCTCCGAAGTTCTGAAAATCCAATGAGACAGGGAGACACTGGTCTTTTCAACTCGATAAGTACATGTCAACATTCAATCAACTAATTGGAAAAAGTGAAATAGCTATGATGGGAATGACATGCCAGGATGGTACAGCTAGGGTCCCACTATGCATATCCACCTCTCTGAGCATCCTTAGGGGCCATATTTCTTCTAAGGACCATCATTCTGAACTCCTGGTTCTGCATATTTCTGCCACCCCGCTTGTCTCTGGGGCTGCTGGCCCCTCCCAGATTGTATTTCCCCACATGACCTGCCACTGAGGTGCCTTCCATTGTCCCAAATACCACTGCTGCAGAGCGGATCGTATATCAGACTTTAGAGAGGGCTTGGGGTGACGTGAAGGGAGTGTGGCTGAGCACAGTACAAGCAGCAACTTAAAACTGGCCACTAGACACCATCGCCTGGAAAACCCACCACCCGTTCTCTGCTTTGGAGAGTTCCTCTCCAGACTGTGTTCTCTTTAAGTCCTGGGTTGTGGCCAACTCCATGGGCCTCCCATCCAACAACTGAGCATGAGATTCCCGTTGCTTTTTTCTCCTTAATACGGTCCAGTTCTTAGACGGTCTCCCTCCCCGACCTGCTCCATGTGTCTCTTAGATAGAGGGAGTGTACTGTAAATATCTACTCTCCCCTGTCCTAAGCAAGCTCCCAGGGTTATCATATCTATCTTGACCTTTCCTTTTTGGTTGGAACATGTATAacagggaaaatgaaagaaatccaaGTATTTAATAATAGGAGTCTACATAACTGTATATGTGCACTAAATGTGTTTTATGACCATTAAGATGACAAGTGTGAATGATGTGACAGCAACATGAAAGTATACTCGTGGCGGCGCCGGGCCGGGTGGGGCGGGATGGCGGCGGCCACCGCGCTGCTGCAGGCCGGCCTGGCGCGGGTGCTCTTCTACCCGACGCTGCTCTACACCCTGTTCCGGGGAAAGGTGCCGGGTCGGGCGCACAGGGACTGGTACCACCGCATCGACCCTACAGTGCTGCTGGGCGCGCTGCCGTTGCGGAACATGACGCGCCAGGTGAGCCGGGCTGGGGAGCCCGGGTCCCTGCCCAGTCCCCGCCGCGCCATCCCTATCGGGCCGCTGGGGCCTGCGCCATCCTTGTTGAGCCACCTCTTTGCCTCGGCAGCTGGTACAGGACGAGAACGTGCGCGGGGTGATCACCATGAACGAGGAATATGAGACAAGATTCCTGTGCAACTCTTCACAGGAGTGGAAGAGACTAGGAGTCGAGCAGCTGCGGCTCAGCACAGTAGACATGACTGGGATCCCCACTTTGGCCAACCTCCAGAAGGGAGTCCAATTTGCTCTCAAGTACCAGTCGCTGGGTCAATGTGTCTACGTACATTGTAAGGCTGGGCGTTCCAGGAGTGCCACTATGGTGGCAGCATACCTGATTCAGGTACAAAAGttttttctgggccaggcatcatggcaggcgcctataatcctagcactttgggaggctgaggtgggaggatggcttgggcccaggagtttgagatcagcctgggcaactggcaaaactatctctacaaaaactacaaaaaggtagctggacatggtggtgtgcatctgtaatcccagctacttgggaggctgaaatgggaggatcacttgagcctggtagatagaggctgcagtgagctgtgctttgcgccactgcactccagcatggccgacagagtgaaaccctgtctcaaaaaataaaaaggtcggccggatgcagtggcttaagcctgtaatcccagcacttcgggaggccgaggcgggtagatcacaaggtcaagagatcaagaccatcccggtcaacatggtgaaaccccgtctctactaaaaatacaaaaaattagctgggcatggtggcacgtgcctataatcccagctactcaggaggatgaggcaggagaattgcctgaacccagaaggtggaggttgcggtgagccgagattgtgccattgcactccagcctggacaacaagagtgaaactccatctcaaaaaaaaataaataaaaataaaaaggtaaaaaaaaaaaaaaaaaaaaaagaaagtatactcGTGATGTAATGTTTGGAGAAACAGTATGATAGAAAGTTATATAACAGATggcttttatgaaaaaaaatcttgcttgAGGACTGATTAGAAGGGAATATATGGACACAAAATGAAAACTGCTGTTTTTTGGAGGCTTGGGATGATGGGAGTGCTTTTCATATTCCCACCTTTCCTGAAATGTTACTATTTCTGTTGCCATCAAATGAATCAAGAGATAAGGTGAAAAGTATTAGCAAATCTGAGTGTAGAAAAGAATTAATAAGGAGCAAGGAATTCTCAGGCAGTGCCTATTAATCTTTAATGTGCGTATGAACCACCAAGGGAATCTTGTTAATGTACATTCTGTACGTAGGCCTGGAGGGGGCCGTGAGTTTggatttctaacaagctcctcaAATATTGCAGAGGCTGTTTGTCCTTCAACCACGGTTTGAGTAGCACTGCCCTGGAACACCCTCTTTTTCACCGCTGAGGGTTCTAAAGTGTGCCCAGGGGAGGTCTGCaagaccttttctttttcctgaggtCTGTTATTAGCTGACTGGGAGTTGGTTCTAGTTTACGTTGGAAATACATGCTGATGAGCTTTTCACAGAAGCGCCTGGCACCTCAAAGGTAGGCTTCAGAGTGAGGGCTGCTGCGGCTGAACCCCAGGCAATGCACAAGAGTTTTGCTTTAGATCCTCTCTCTTCTGTGGGGCCTGCATCTCGGTTCACTGCCTTTGCCAGCTGTCCCTTTGTACATCTCACaatagtgggggtggggagtaggAGAGGGATGACAACTGGATAGCCCCTGAAATGTGGCCTGAACAGCTGTGGCCTTGTCCACATTCAGGGGGTCACCTCGTAGTGACAGTGCTTTGGAAACCTGTTTTCCAGGTAGTCTGGGCTGTGCTGGGGACTAATGGCTGGGACGAAGACCATGAGAAAGATGGCTTGAGCTTCTTCACAGCTGCAGGTCTCTTGGATGGGGATGGAAGGCCACACCTTGGAGGGATAAAATAAATgcactcaggccgggcgcggtggctcaagcctgtaatcccagcactttgggaggccgaggcgggtggatcacgagatcgagagatcgagaccatcctggtcaacatggtgaaaccctgtctctactaaaaatacaaaaaatcagctgggcatggtggcgcgtgcctgtaatcccagctactcaggaggctgaggcaggagaatcgcctgaacccaggaggcggaggttgcggtgagccgagatcgcgccattgcactccagcctgggtaacaagagcgaaactccgtctcaaaaataaataaataaataaataaataaataaataaataaatgcactcAGAGGAACGGGAGCACAGGTGCTCCAGTTTAACTTCGTATCATGTTATGGGAAAACTGATGACAATGAGAATTATGTAAATTAGTAGACACCATATCCCTGGAagtcaggggctggggaaggctgCTGTGAGTATTCCTCTGACCACGTGATTCTGGCTGGGAGATTTGGCCTGTAGGAAGCATCCCTCAGAAGTTGAGGAAAGCTGAGGGTTCCAGGCTCTGTAGGGGCTGGGAGCACCTGGAACCTCTGCTCCTCCCAGCTCAGAACCCTGGCTTCTCCTGGGGTGGTGAATTCAAGAACACTCATGTTTGCTTGTGttctctcatttcatcctcacaacaaccttgtgaggtagatattattccctcactttacagatgaggaaattggggctcagagaggctgagtgagTTATTTGGGGTCCTATAACAAGGAAGCAGAGGAATTGGGACTTGGGACCAGCTTTGTAGGCTCTGCTCCAATAATCTTGCTGCAAGGTCAcagatgtaggtgatggactTCGAGTCGGGGAGAGGGCAgaaagaggtgggaggagggagggcttGAGAAGTCATCGTCGTCAACTTCTTCCttgtcccccaacccccactaTGGCACATTTATAGCACATTCACTCTCATTTCCTCCCTTTTGTTCACATGAGGTataggcaaaaaataaaactttaaagatgACAAGGCTTTTCCTATCTtacaatgaggaaacagaggcacggagaggtgaagtgacttgctcaaggtcacgcAGTAACCTGACTGGTAAACACAGGACCAGAACCCAGGTCTCCCCGTTCAATATCCATCCAACTTTTTGAAGACTGTGCACCCTCAAAAAGTTTACTGGGTGCAATAATTTTGTGCGAagaaaaattggcaaaaaaaaattcaatgtccAACCAAAGGAGGTGATTGTTTAACCATGACTTACCCAGCCGATGGGCTACGCTTCAGTCACGAAAACTTGCAGCTAAGAAAAGCGTTTGATGTAATGGAGAAGCATTCATGCTATCATATGAGGTGGCACAACGTCATGCATAGAGTATGAATTTgactaaaaaatacaagtaaaaaggttggaagaaaatatatcaaaatggtGGTTTCTGGGAagtgggattataagtgtgatttcccctctttcttcctatttatCTGCATTTTTCCAAGTTTctaaaatgtgcattttatttataacaggaaaaatatatccctctatagtttaaaaaaatactgcttgGAAGCAGCCCATATCCTGTGCCTTTTGTGAGTTTTCAGGTGAGACTCCCTCAACCTGCTTTTCCCCTCACTGCCGCTCCATTGCTAGTCCATAGCCCCGGGGAGGGGCTGGGGTTCATGTGGGACCTCTTGGCTGGCAGCCTCCATGTGCTACTTTGCATTTTAAGGACAGAGAGTCTCCTCAAGATGAGACTACTGTTGTGCGATGGGCCGGGGGGTGGGGCATCTGTTCTGGATCCGGTTCCCAAAGGTGCCCAGGAGTCTGGGCCGGTGACTCCCCCCACTGGAACCCCAGCATCCTGGGCCCTGGTCCAGGGCCTTTATTCCCTGGCTGCTCCGTGGTTGCAACCCCCATGGTACCCGGGCATTCCACGCTGGCGCTCCAGGGAGGGCGGGCAAGGCTAAGCTGCACCTTCTCCTGCCCTGGGTGGTCAGATTCATTCCTTCCTCTGTGGGATGGCAGGCTGGCAAGGGACTCAGAGGTGCACCCTGGGGCACTGCCACCCAGAGAGCGCCAGGTCCATCACCCGCCTAGCCTCAGTCATCCAGGTGCTGCTCCTCCCAGGTGGATGTGGGGATGGCGCTGTAAGGGTCCATGATGACCTTGGCACAGCGGATGATCATGACCACaaggaagaggcagaggaagaCGAAGCAGGCCAAGGTCAGCCCTTTGTCCACGTCGACATAGACGGGCTCGGGCGTGGGCTCCTCCATCTCGTGGCAGCGGCTGTGGGCTGCTCCTCCTCCGCCTCGGGCTTGACCCGTACCATTTTCCACCCCTGCAGAGAGAGCCACggcagtggggaagggagggcatGGTCACGTGCCTGGGGTGGTTGCAGGGCGCCAACCTCTGCTCCCTCTCATCTGCTACCCTGCACCCAGAGCTTGCTGCCCAAACCCGCCCTGCAGGAGGGTAGGGGGATGGGCACATATGGACTCACATGGTCACAGCCTGAAGCCTTGTAGGTAACCAGAGTCTCTAGCAGGGCGAGCCAGTGCCTCCCCAGGCTGGGGCGGGAGAGGTGACAGATGAGTCCCAGCAGGCATAGGACTAGGGTGGGGCTGAGGGCTGGGTGGGGATGGAGGCCCCTTCAGGAAGGCAGTTAGAATAATGCTTTCCATTTAGCCAAGCCGCTATCTGAGGGTGATCGGAAAGCATTTCAGAAACTGGGTAATTATTATAGATATGCATATATGTTacacacagggtctcactccgttgctcaggctagagtggagtggcacaatcacaactccctgcagcctcaaacgcctggctcaagcaatcctcctacctcggcctctcaaagcgctgggattacaggcatgaaccactgtgcctggtctattatgttttttaaagcataagaacctaaagattttaaataaaacctgTTATGGAAAACCACAGAGGAACAGACTGAGGAGGGGCTGCTGTCACagaacagagtgagagcctgaaGGGACTATATCCCCTCCCTGCTGCAGGGACTCACAGGGACTCTCCAGAGACTTCTGCTGATGCCCAGCACCGGGCCTGGAAACTCTAAGTGTGATGGGAAGACCAGCTCACACGGAAGAATCCCAGCTCTAACCATCGCTAGGACTCTAGCTAGCGCTAGTGCCTACACTGACACATCGTTCATTCATTTTGAGATGATTTGCCAGCTTCTCTGGGTCCTGATTTCCTTCCCGCTGAGGACAGGTGACTATACCTCCTTCACAGGGATGTGAGGACCAAATGCAGTCCTTGGCTCCAGTGGACGGCCGGTACATCCTTTGAATGAACTGGGAGTTGGAGGAGCTGGCTGGGAGGGGGCAGGCAGCTCCCCAAGTTCAGCTGCCAGGGACAGCTTTAGGCGGAGGGACGTCTGCTGCTCCCTCTCCCCACACATAGCATTCACCTCCATCCTTATCCCTGAACTAGTGGAGTGCTTGAGCTCTACACTGGCTTCATGTTCTGTTTGTTATTTAAAGCTCATGAGAGCCCTGGAAGCAAGTTACCCAGGCATCAATAAACCCATTTGataaatgtggaaactgaggcacggagcaGGGAAATGATGTACCCAAGGTCCCACGTCCCACACCCTAGGTCTCTAGATGTCTCTACCTCCTCTAGGGTGGCTCCATCTTTCTTACCCAGCCTGGAGCTTCAGGAAGATACCTGTCTGTGCAAGCTTAGAGCCCGCTAGCTGGGGAATTTCTGGAACCACAGTCAACCACGGCTTCCCCTCTCTTAGACCTTGTCTCAGCCCTCACCACGCTCGGGGACACTGACCTGCTGACTGGAGTGGTCACCACTTCATAAGGACCCTGGCTGTTCCAGGAGGCACGGGGAGCGGTCAGGCATTGTGGGGGTCGCCCAAGGACAGCAGTGGCCTTTCACTGAGAGCAGGCTCTGTGCTGGCTGGCGGGGGCACTGGAGTGTGACTGGAATAGAAAGGGACAAAGAAGACTAGTTATTTCCTGAGGTGCCCAGCTCCAGACTGGATCCGGACTGGACTAGGCAGCTCCTCCCTGGGCATGGAGGTGGGAGCTGCCACACTCTGTCGTTTGATGctgatttcttctctctttttaaaatacaacaactttcatacctgtaatcccagagctttgagaggctgaggtgggaggactgtttgagctcaggagtttgagaccagcatggcaaaatcccgtctctacaaaaaatacaaaaaaatttagccaggcatggtggtgcatgcctgtaatctcagctgttcaggaggctgaggcaggagaatcgcttgaatccaggaggtggaggttgcggtgagccaagatcgcgccattgcactccagcctgggtgacagagtgagactttgtctcccgcccaaaaaaaagaaaaaaagaaaaatacacacactcacacaacacacacatataagctttaaaaaaaatgtggctgcaTACACAtaacacataacataaaatctactgttttgacctttttttttttttttgagaagtctttctctgtagccaggctggagtgcagtggtgtaatctcggctcactgtaacctccacctcccgagttcaagagattctcctcagcctcctgagtagctgggactacaggcgcatgccaccacccccaagtaatttttttgtatttttagtagagatggggtttcaccgtgttagccaggatggtctcaatctcctgacctcgtgatccacctgcctcagcctcccaaagtgctgggattacgggcatgagccaccatacctggcccacaATCTTGAAAACAGAGCTATCCTTTATTTTTGCcaatttgaaaaaatttgttatctagaagcatttttttcttaacatcttaaaacaaacattttcaaacaCACAGAGAAGTTGAAAGAATTATACAGTAAACACATATATACCCACCACCTAGATTCTAtagttgttaacattttgctgcatttaaaaaatttcgaATTTATGTACCTAtccatcctttttattttttgaattcatTTCAAAGTAAGATGCAAACATGAGTACACTTCACTGCAAACCACTTCAGCATGTGTATTATGAACTAGAATTCAATATTTGTTTATAGATTTCTTAAAAGGCAAAATTTACATGCAGTGAAAGGTACAAATattaaattcatcatttttgagATTTTATGAATGCATACACCCTTGCCGCTCTCAGagtaattttcatttatcttaatgAAGTTAAGCATCTTTGCATGTGTTTAAGATTCATTTGTtcagccgggcgccgtggctcaagcctgtaatcccagcactttgggaggccgaggcgggtggatcacgaggtcaaaagatcgagaccatcctggtcaacatggtgaaaccccgtctctactaaaaaatacaaaaaattagctgggcatagtggtgcgtgcctgtaatcccagctactcaggaggctgaggcaggagaattgcctgaacccaggaggcggaggttgtggtgagccgagatcacgccattgcactccagcctgggtaacaagagtgaaactctgtctcaaaacaacagcaacaacaacaacaacaacaacaacaacaacaacaaacaagattcatttgttcttccttttttgtgaactctctgttaatattttttatctatttttctattgagtttttGGTATCTCTCTTTTTTGGCCTTGGAAGCAGAGTGTTGTGATTAATAtactcattttatttacttttatttttattttctttatttcttttttgtttttgagacagagtctcaatctgt
Encoded proteins:
- the LOC120368075 gene encoding phosphatidylglycerophosphatase and protein-tyrosine phosphatase 1-like, which codes for MAAATALLQAGLARVLFYPTLLYTLFRGKVPGRAHRDWYHRIDPTVLLGALPLRNMTRQLVQDENVRGVITMNEEYETRFLCNSSQEWKRLGVEQLRLSTVDMTGIPTLANLQKGVQFALKYQSLGQCVYVHCKAGRSRSATMVAAYLIQVQKFFLGQASWQAPIILALWEAEVGGWLGPRSLRSAWATGKTISTKTTKR
- the CTXND1 gene encoding cortexin domain-containing 1 protein → MEEPTPEPVYVDVDKGLTLACFVFLCLFLVVMIIRCAKVIMDPYSAIPTSTWEEQHLDD